Genomic segment of Kibdelosporangium phytohabitans:
ACGCACCACAGCGCCTTGACCTGCTCAACCAGTGCCGCACCGCTGCCGGTGAGCTCCACGATGGTGGCGCGCTTGTCCGACGGATCCGGCCTGCGGCGGATGTGCCCGGCGCCCTCGAGTTTGCGGGACATGAGTGTGACGCTGGGTGGCTCACATCCCAGCGCGTCGCTGAGCCGCGCCTGGGTCATCGGCCCTGCCTTGGCAAGCTCGAGCAGTAGCGCCTCCTGGCCGGGATGCAGGCCCAGTGGAGCCAGCAGCGCGGCGGCCCTGGCCCGGTGCCGCAGGCTCAGCAGCCGGATGGCCTGGTTCACGGCGTCAGCTTGTTCGAAGTCCACGGGCTCCCCAAAGTCGTTATTCACATAACATTATGCACATAATGAAGCCGCCCGGCCAGGGGTCCGGCCGCATCGGGAAACGAGAAGGCTGACGGGCACCCCCGCAGAGCGTCTGCGTCCTGTTCGGCGAAGACCACAGCCGACCCGCCTTCGCACTGGACCGATCAGCGCATTGGACCGATCAGCGCATTGGACGGTTGACGCCGTGGAGGCCCGGGTACACCCAGGTGGCACATCGGCACCGACCGGCAGGGGCAGACATGTCGCGTACGACTCTTCCGTCGCACGGCGATGAGTTCGAGATCAGCTGTGCGGCACCCGATGCCGAGATAGACCTTCGCGCGAAGCCGTTGAAGGTGACCTTCACAGGGAGTTGCACAGCGCGAGCCGAAGCGGGATCTGGGGACACAACGGCCAGCGCGACGCTGAAACTGCTCTCCGTCACGTTGACGGCAGAACTCCCGGACGCGGGTGGCGCGGAGGATGGCGGCGCCATCGACATGCGGTTGGACGACGCCGAGGGGCACATTCTGCTGACCGAGGATTCGTCGGGACTCGACTTGTCCTTGACCTTTCGGCTCGCCGCGGTTGTCCGTCAACCTGGGGGCACGATGGAGCTCCGGGCGGACAAGCCGATGGAGCTGCGGACGCGGCTCCGGCGGTTTCCACCACGTGGCGACCAGTGCCAGCTGCGAGCACCGGTGAGTCTCGTCGTGCCGGACGCACCCGATGTCACCGTCCTGCAGGTGCGGAACCTGCCTCTTGTGCTGGGAACAGCGTAGGAAGTTCCGGCTGGCTTGACGCGTTGTGACAACCGGGCAAAGTCCTTGGTGGACACGTTCCGGACAGGCCGAGAGCGGGTAGACCACCGGTGCGTGCCGGGATCTCGAGATGCGGCGGCGCGTTCTATGGCTCAGTGTGTGTTTGGGACCACGGTGATGCGCTCGTTTTGACTGATTCCAGATAAGCGTCCTATCATCGGATGTATGGAGTCCGACTTCGAGACCCAGTTGCGAGCAGCCTCGTTGCGCGTGACGCGACCACGACTGGCTGTGCTGGCCGCGCTGCGCGACCACTCGCATGTCGACACCGAGACGGTGATCGACCTGGTACGGGTTGATCATCCGATGATTTCCCACCAAGCGGTGTACGACGTCCTGCGGGCGCTCAACGATGCGGGTCTGGTGCGCCGCATCCAACCTCTGGGCACCATCGCCCGCTACGAATCGCGGGTCGGTGACAACCACCACCATGCCGTCTGCCGGTCCTGTGGCGCGATCGCGGATGTCGACTGCGTGGTCGGCCACCCTCCCTGTCTCACCGCCTCGGCCGATCACGGCTTCGTGATCGACGAGGCGGAGGTCGTCTTTTGGGGCACCTGTCCCGGCTGCTCGGCCGAACGCACCACTCAGTGATCCGCCAGCTCGGAAGGAAACACATGAACGCCCCCAAGGACAACGCCCCATCCAGCGCGCAGGGCGTCGACCAGAAGGCGGCGGCCGGGTGCCCGGTCGCGCACGACTCGGTGACCGCGCACGGCAGCGAGAGCGAGAACCCCGCGATCGACTCGCCGACACCGAAGACGGGCGGTCGTCCGCGCACGGTCCGCGACTGGTGGCCCAACCAGCTTGATCTGTCGGTGTTGCACGCCCACTCCACGAAGGTCAACCCGCTGCCTGCGGGGTTCAGCTACGCAGAGGAGTTCGCCAAGCTCGACGTCGACGCCCTCAAGCGCGACATCACCGACGTGCTCACGACCTCGCAGGACTGGTGGCCGGCCGACTTCGGTCACTACGGCGGTCTGATGATCCGGATGAGCTGGCACGCCGCGGGCACCTACCGGATCCACGACGGACGCGGTGGCGCGGGCGACGGCGGTCAGCGGTTCGCCCCGCTCAACAGCTGGCCCGACAACGCCAACCTCGACAAGGCCCGGCGGCTGCTCTGGCCGGTCAAGCAGAAGTACGGCCAGAAGATCTCGTGGGCCGACCTGCTCGTGCTCGCAGGCAACGTCGCACTGGAGTCGATGGGCTTCGAGACCTTCGGCTTCGGGTTCGGCCGTGCGGACGTGTGGGAGCCGGAGGAGATCTTCTGGGGCCCGGAGGACGCCTGGCTGGGTGACGAGCGCTACGTCAGCGAGTCGCAGATGGCGCCCGAGGTCGGCGCGACCGAGATGGGGCTCATCTACGTCAACCCGGAAGGACCCCGCGGCAACGCGGACCCGGCCGCGGCGGCCCACTTCATCCGGGAGACCTTCGGCCGGATGGCGATGAACGACGAGGAGACCGTCGCCCTCATCGCCGGTGGCCACACCTTCGGCAAGACCCACGGCGCGGGCGTCGCCGACAGCCACGTCGGCCCGGAACCCGAAGGCGCACCGCTGGAAGCACAGGGTCTCGGCTGGCTGAGCACCCACGGCAGCGGCAAGGGCGGCGACACGATCACCAGCGGTCTTGAGGTGACGTGGACCGACGTGCCGACGCAGTGGAGCAACCGCTTCTTCGAGATCCTGTTCGGCTACGAGTGGGAACTGACCACCAGCCCCGGCGGCGCCAAGCAGTACATCGCCAAGGACGCCGAGCCGATCGTCCCGGACGCGCACGACCCGGCCAAGAAGCACAAGCCGACCATGCTCACCACCGACCTGGCGCTGCGCGTGGACCCGGCCTACGAGAAGATCTCCCGGCGCTTCCTGGACAACCCCGACCAGTTCGCGCTGGCGTTCGCCAAGGCCTGGTACAAGCTGCTGCACCGCGACATGGGCCCCGTGAGCCGGTTCCTGGGGCCGTGGGTCGCCGAACCCCAGCTGTGGCAGGACCCGGTGCCCGCGGTCGACCACGACCTCGTGGGTGACGCCGACATCGCCGCGCTCAAGGCGAAGGTCCTCGACTCCGGCCTCACGACCGCACAGCTGGTCACCACAGCCTGGGCCTCCGCGGCCAGCTTCCGGGCCACCGACAAGCGCGGCGGCGCCAACGGTGCCCGGATCCGCCTCGAACCCCAGCGCGGCTGGGAGGTCAACCAGCCCGAGCAGCTCACCGGCGTCCTCGAAGCGTTCGAAGGGATCCAACGGGAATTCAACGACGTGGGCGGTGCGAAGATCTCGCTGGCAGACCTGATCGTGCTGGCCGGTTCGGCGGCCGTCGAGAAGGCCGCGCGGGACGCCGGGGTCGAGGTGACCGTGCCGTTCCACCCGGGCCGCACCGACGCCACCCAGGAGCAGACGGACGTCGAGTCGTTCCAGGTACTCGAGCCACGCGCGGACGGGTTCCGCAACTACGTACGGTCCGGCGAGAAGCTCCAGCCGGAGGTGTTGCTGGTCGACCGCGCCTACATGCTCGACCTGACAGCACCCGAGATGACCGTCCTCGTCGGCGGTCTGCGCGGCCTCGGCGCCAACCACGGCGGCACCCAGCACGGTGTGCTCACCGACCGGCCCGGCCTGCTCACCAACGACTTCTTCGCCAACCTGCTGTCGCCGGGGACCCGGTGGAAGGCATCGGAGTCCGAAGAGGGCGTCTTCGAGATCCGGGACGCGGCCACCGACGAGGTGAAGTGGACCGCGACCGCGGTCGACCTCATCTTCGGCTCCAACTCCCAGTTGCGTGCCCTCGCGGAGGTCTACGCCAGCGAGGACGCCCGTGAGCGGTTCGTAGCGGACTTCGTCACGGCTTGGACCAAGGTCATGGATCTCGACCGGTACGACCTCGCCTGACACCGCCACGCCACTGAGCTCGGCCGGTCCCAGCGTCCGGCCGGGCTCGCCCTCGGCTTGTACGCACCGCCCTAGGTCTAAAACTGACGCGTGGGAGATCGCGTCGACCGCCACAGGGCGGTGGGTGGTGCAAGCGGGTCGTTCTGTCGGGTGAAGGCCTTGTGTGACAGCTGTTTCAGCTGGTACAGCTGGTGAAAATCCGCTCTGCCAGCTGTTTCCGCCGCTCACGAGAGGTGGAGCATACGATGACCGACACTTCCGCGAACGTTCCACCGTGGTCGCTCGTGCTCATCGATCACCTCCACATCCTTTCCACCGCGCTGAAGGAAGTCGCCAGCAGACTCCCCGCCGACCCCGGCGAGTTGTTCGCCGCCGAACAACTCGCCGACCTGTTCCGACTATCAGCACGGTCCTTGGAGGGCCGAGCAGGAGCCGGAGCCATCCCGCACCACCGGTTCGGCAAGCACCACCGATTCACCCGAGCAGACATTCAACAGATACTCCAGCGCACCCCACACAACCCGCAGCCCAGCCATACCAGCGACCGCGCATCGTCGCCTGACTCACGTTCCCCAACGGGGCAGCTTTGGCCTACGCGCAACCCAACCACGGCAGCCTAGGGAACTGGCGTGGCTTCTGCAAAAGCCCGGACGGCACCTACACCAGCAGGTCCGGGTTCTACCGAGGACACCGCAAAGAAATGGTGCGAGGAACAGGAAGCGCTGATTCAACGGCACTTGTGGTCCGATCCGCGCCATGCCGAGGTCTCCTTCGGGGTCGTGGCACGCCGAGACCACCGCGGCCTCCATCTTCGCCACCTTCTCCACCATCATGGGCGCCATCGTGCGCACCCGCATCATCCCCGCCAACCCCTGCTACGGCGTCCGCGTCACCGCAGGCGCCTACGAAACCGAATACCTCGTCGCGACACCACACAAGCACTCCGCGGAGCTATGCGGCACGACATCATCAGGATTGACCTGCGGGAAAACAACTTCTGCATGTCATGACGGGTTCGTTGACAGCAGTTCAGCGCAGGTGGGTGCGGTCCAACGCGATGGATTGCTCCCAATCTGCTCCCACATCGCGCTCCCAGCGGGAGTACACCGCTCGTACAGCGAAGTGGCCCGACGGCTGCCGTCGCTGACCGCGGCGGTCGACGCCCTGGTGGTCGACGCGCCCCAGGCCGAGCGCCGGGAAGCACTGCGCCTGCAGTGCGGCATCGCCATCATCGCGGCGCGTCCGGCGGCCAGGGGTTGGCGATGGGGACGCCAGTCGGAGGACGCGAGCACCAGGCGGCCCGCCCGCGTAGGCTGCGCAGTAGTTGAAGAGTTGAGGCTGGTGCAGGCGGGAGAGATGCGCAGATGTGGTACCTGCGGGTCGCGTGGTTGCACGAATTCGCTGAGGAGCCCGTGGAGATCCTCAACGAGGTTGGTGCCGATGGCTACGAGCGTCGGAAGGTAGAGCGCTTTCGGAATGGCCGTCTTGGTTGGGCTGACGAAAAACACCAGGTGGGCGGCACAGGCTTGGGTTAAGTCCCCGTCCCGCCGCCTGACGAGATCAACGCGCAGCAGGAGTTCGTCGCGTCCTGGATCACTGCTGGCGAGTTCGAACGGGCCTGGACACAAGCGCTCAGAAGGTAGGCACTGAGCCCCTCGGGACGGATTCCACAGCGCGAGAGCCGAGGAACCGAGGACGCGGTCACGGCCGCTGACCGCAGCGAAGGTCTTTGCACAGCTCAGAAGACATGGCGAGGTGTGCACGAACCCCTATCGGTTGTTTTTCCGGCGACGTCGCCTCGCCTTGTCGCGGGAGACCTGAGCGGCCCGCAGGTCGGCGTTCTCCGAAGGCGTTTCGGGTAGCGGTTTCCGCAGCCTTTTCTCCGCCTGCCAACAGACGACGGCGCCGGGACCGATGATCACAGCGACCAGCAGGATCTGGAGCAGAACGGCGCCCAAGGAGCCCTCCCGTGGGTGACCGGCCGGAACCACCGTGGTCCGGTTTCGTGATCGGCCTGTGGTCCGATCCTCGACCTTGACCTCGCCGCTCAACGCGTGGTTCGCCTGGACAACCTCCCTGACTGGTGGTGGATGCGGGGTGTAGGCCCTCGGCCACTCGACCACCGCCTCACATCGGTGAATCAGCCCGTAGCCGGTGGCGAAGCCGCTGTTCTGGCAAGCGGTGATCGTCGCGTGCCCGTACGCACCGTCATTCCACTGATACCGTCGCGAAAGCCGATCGCACCCCACAGGGGGAACAGCGGGAAGCCCGCAATCGCGACCGTCAACAGGCCAGGACGGCCGAGAGGAACAGCCGCGATTTGGCAACCTTGCTCTGTCCCACGGCTACCTTTCCCCGTCATCGGGGTTCGACCGATCCTTGATCGATTTGGCCCCTTCCTTGACGACCCTGGTTCCCGGGTGTTCCGCGAACTGACCAGCGTGCGACTCCGCCCACTTGTCACTGCGATCGTTGTACTTCCTTCCCCGGCCCGCGGTCGGCGCGGCACCGGAACGTGTCTGCCGTCCGGGCGGTCGGCCCAGTTGTGCAGTTGTTGTCCGCGGTCGGACAGCTTGTCCGCGGCTCGCTTGAGGTTGTCCGACTTGTCCGCGAAATTCCTGGCGAGTTTCGACAGGCCCTTGAGCAGCTTGGCGAGCTTCCTGCCGATCTTGGCCAGCAGCATGCCGAGGTCGATGAGCACGCTGCTGATGAACACGGCGATAGAGCTGCCGAGGCTGACCACTGAGGTCGCGGCCGCGATCAGCGCCTGGGTGGTCACCCGGCTGATGAAGCTCGCGATCATGTCGAAGATCAGGCCGCGGACCGTGCCGACCACGACACCGGCGATGGTCACACCATCCGCGGTGTTCTCGCATTCCTTGGCGATGCCGTCCAGCGCGCCGATGTAGCCCTTCGCGGTCTCGCGATACGCGGACGCGCCACCACCGCCCCAGGACTCGGTCATGCTCAGCTCCTGCTGGCAGTGTGTTGGGGACGCCCGCCAGATTCCGCACCCGTCAGTCCCAACCGGGAACCTCGCCGTTGTGCCGGTAACTGCTCGGCGGCAGGCCGAACTCGCGGCGGAACGCGCGGCTGAAGTGGAACTGGTCACCGTAGCCGACGGTGCCGGCGACCGCGGCGACGGACATTCCCGTGCCGGTCAGCAGCCGAGCCGCGCGGCGCAGGCGGCGGGTACGCACCTCCTGCATGGGGCTGTGGCCGGTGGCGCTCGCGTAGAGGTGGCTGAAGCGCGACGGTGACAGCCCGGCGACGGCGGCGAGCGAGTTCAGGGTGTGCGGGGCCTCCGGTGTCTCGGCAATGAGCTGCTGCACCCGGGCGATGCGCGGGTCGGGCCCCGGCGGCGCGGCGGGAACACCGGTGAGGTGGGCCAAGCGCACGATCTCTTCGAGCGCGCACATGGCGAGGGCCTGCTGTTCGGGGCGGGCGGCGAAGGCCGGGAGGTGGACCGGCGACGGCGGGATGTGATCAGCGGTGAGCCGGGCGTAACGGCGGAGCCGGTCGAAGGCGGCATCGATGGCTTCCGCGGCGCCACTCGCCGCCGGTGTCAGACGGCCACTCGTCCCGAGCCAGTTTCCTTGTGGTGCCCGGAAATGTGCCCACAGCAGCGACCATTTCCCGGCGTCGGGCGCGACTCCGTAGCTGTGCCGCACGCCGGGTTCGATCAGCACGAGCTGCCCCGCGCTGGTTGTCAGGGCCGTGTCCCCGTGGTGCACGACGCCACGCCCCCGCGTTGTCCACATGAGCAGCCAGCTCGGCGAGCCGGTCGGCCGGATCGCCTCGATGCGCTTGGTGAAGGTGCTCTCGCCGACGACGAGCAAGCCGGCCGGAGGCGAGGGCGTCGCAGCAGGATCTGTCATGTCCTCGGCAGGTTCAGCCATGTCCGCGATGCCCCGCCTTTCCTACAGTCGAATCAGTCGAGACCCCACGGCGGAGGCAGAACATGAAGCAGTTGATCGATTCCAGCGACATCGCCGACGACGTCGCGGCGCTACGGGAGCGCATGTCCGAGGACGGCTACCTCTACTTCCCCCACCTGCTGCCCAGCGACTACGTCACCGGTGTTCGCGCCGACATCGCGGCCGTGCTGCACGACAGCAGGTGGCTGGCCTCCGGCACCGAGCCGCACGAGCTGCGGGCGTCCGACCGGGCGGTCGAGGAGGGCAAGTCCACCTTCTTCGGCATGTACTCCGCCGTGCAGGCGACGCAGTCCTTCCACGAGCTCAGCGAACGGGAGGAGTTGCGCGGCCTGGCTCAGCGGCTGCTCGGCGAGGAGGTCTTCTGCCACCCGATGCACATCGCCCGCATCACGGCGCCGACGCCACGGGCCACACCCACGCCCGCCCACCAGGACTACCGCCTCATCCAGGGCGCGGTCGACACCCTGACCATGTGGATCCCCCTCGCCGACTGTCCCTCCGACGCCGGTGGGCTCGAGGTCCTCGCCGGGTCGCACAAGCTCGGCGTGCTCGGCGTGTCCCGGGCGGAGGGCCCCGGCGGGGTCACCGCGCAGGTGGCGGGCAGCGGCGTGGACGACTGGCGCAGCACCCACTTCGGCCAGGGGGACGTGCTCGTGTTCACCAGCCTCACCGTGCACGGGGCCCGCCCCAACCTCAGCGACCGGCTGCGGTTGTCGGCGGACATCCGGTGGCAGGCGAGATCGGAACCGGCCGCCTTCATCGACGGCTACGAGCCGTTCCGGCCGCACTTCCACCCCGACGTGCCCGACTGGCCCACCCTGACCCGGGGCTGGACCTCGACGAGCAGCATCGAGATCCCGGAGGGGCTGACCTGTGTCCGCAAGTTCGACTCGATGAGCGAACACGTGCCAACCCCTCCGTCCCGGTTCAGGTGAGACAGCCGGACTACGCCGGTCGGTTGCCAGGTGCGGGCCGGACCCGGTCGAGTTTCGGCGGCCGGACCGGCGACCTCGCCTCCATGTACTTCCAGAGCGCGTCCGCGCCGGAGTAGATGCTCCGATCCTGGTTCCTGGCCTCAAAAAGCGCCGTGAACCCGGGTGTGGCATTGCGGGCGAAGAAGTTGTTGGCCAGAGTCGCGATCCGGTACTCGCGGCCGGCCTTCACCGGCTTGCCGTTGATCCGGATCTTCTTGATGTCGACGTGCTGCCCGAGCGGGGCGCCGGGGTCGTAGGTGTAGGAAACGTTGCCGGAAACGGCCATGTGCCGATACGTCACGACACCGTCGGCTCCCCGCTGCCATTGGCTCTCGATCAGCTCGTCGAGCTTCTCGCCGGTCACCGTCCCGCGCACGACGGCCGGGCCGATGC
This window contains:
- a CDS encoding helix-turn-helix domain-containing protein, with protein sequence MAEPAEDMTDPAATPSPPAGLLVVGESTFTKRIEAIRPTGSPSWLLMWTTRGRGVVHHGDTALTTSAGQLVLIEPGVRHSYGVAPDAGKWSLLWAHFRAPQGNWLGTSGRLTPAASGAAEAIDAAFDRLRRYARLTADHIPPSPVHLPAFAARPEQQALAMCALEEIVRLAHLTGVPAAPPGPDPRIARVQQLIAETPEAPHTLNSLAAVAGLSPSRFSHLYASATGHSPMQEVRTRRLRRAARLLTGTGMSVAAVAGTVGYGDQFHFSRAFRREFGLPPSSYRHNGEVPGWD
- a CDS encoding phytanoyl-CoA dioxygenase family protein, with amino-acid sequence MKQLIDSSDIADDVAALRERMSEDGYLYFPHLLPSDYVTGVRADIAAVLHDSRWLASGTEPHELRASDRAVEEGKSTFFGMYSAVQATQSFHELSEREELRGLAQRLLGEEVFCHPMHIARITAPTPRATPTPAHQDYRLIQGAVDTLTMWIPLADCPSDAGGLEVLAGSHKLGVLGVSRAEGPGGVTAQVAGSGVDDWRSTHFGQGDVLVFTSLTVHGARPNLSDRLRLSADIRWQARSEPAAFIDGYEPFRPHFHPDVPDWPTLTRGWTSTSSIEIPEGLTCVRKFDSMSEHVPTPPSRFR
- a CDS encoding Fur family transcriptional regulator codes for the protein MESDFETQLRAASLRVTRPRLAVLAALRDHSHVDTETVIDLVRVDHPMISHQAVYDVLRALNDAGLVRRIQPLGTIARYESRVGDNHHHAVCRSCGAIADVDCVVGHPPCLTASADHGFVIDEAEVVFWGTCPGCSAERTTQ
- the katG gene encoding catalase/peroxidase HPI, which encodes MNAPKDNAPSSAQGVDQKAAAGCPVAHDSVTAHGSESENPAIDSPTPKTGGRPRTVRDWWPNQLDLSVLHAHSTKVNPLPAGFSYAEEFAKLDVDALKRDITDVLTTSQDWWPADFGHYGGLMIRMSWHAAGTYRIHDGRGGAGDGGQRFAPLNSWPDNANLDKARRLLWPVKQKYGQKISWADLLVLAGNVALESMGFETFGFGFGRADVWEPEEIFWGPEDAWLGDERYVSESQMAPEVGATEMGLIYVNPEGPRGNADPAAAAHFIRETFGRMAMNDEETVALIAGGHTFGKTHGAGVADSHVGPEPEGAPLEAQGLGWLSTHGSGKGGDTITSGLEVTWTDVPTQWSNRFFEILFGYEWELTTSPGGAKQYIAKDAEPIVPDAHDPAKKHKPTMLTTDLALRVDPAYEKISRRFLDNPDQFALAFAKAWYKLLHRDMGPVSRFLGPWVAEPQLWQDPVPAVDHDLVGDADIAALKAKVLDSGLTTAQLVTTAWASAASFRATDKRGGANGARIRLEPQRGWEVNQPEQLTGVLEAFEGIQREFNDVGGAKISLADLIVLAGSAAVEKAARDAGVEVTVPFHPGRTDATQEQTDVESFQVLEPRADGFRNYVRSGEKLQPEVLLVDRAYMLDLTAPEMTVLVGGLRGLGANHGGTQHGVLTDRPGLLTNDFFANLLSPGTRWKASESEEGVFEIRDAATDEVKWTATAVDLIFGSNSQLRALAEVYASEDARERFVADFVTAWTKVMDLDRYDLA